One part of the Burkholderia vietnamiensis LMG 10929 genome encodes these proteins:
- a CDS encoding transposase — protein sequence MSNAGNRAHPHRTYAQEFKQQVIRETLEPGMSVSIVARRHDINANVVFGWRKQYREGKLVVPALDVAPSVPSTELLSVDVIDTALVLRAPEPTVASGAMSSVPMSTPVCEIEVEIGKRRVKIRGLSAERAEAFLQECLK from the coding sequence ATGTCGAACGCAGGGAACCGTGCCCATCCCCATCGCACGTACGCGCAAGAATTCAAGCAGCAGGTGATCAGGGAGACGTTGGAGCCGGGTATGTCGGTGTCGATTGTTGCGCGTCGACACGACATCAACGCCAACGTGGTATTCGGTTGGCGCAAGCAATATCGTGAAGGCAAGCTGGTCGTCCCTGCACTGGATGTTGCGCCGAGCGTGCCAAGCACGGAACTGCTGAGCGTCGATGTGATCGACACGGCATTGGTACTGCGGGCGCCGGAGCCGACGGTAGCATCGGGAGCGATGAGCAGCGTACCGATGTCGACGCCCGTGTGCGAGATCGAGGTGGAGATCGGCAAGCGGCGCGTGAAGATTCGCGGCCTGTCTGCCGAGCGCGCCGAAGCGTTCCTGCAGGAATGCCTGAAGTGA
- a CDS encoding BON domain-containing protein has product MKSLKTYVAAAIAISAIAAIVPVVHAQETTGAPSATAPSRSAIRAANKDLAKRVQKTLYKQKGLESTDVHAVARSGKITLVGMAPDQAQIDLAGKVAESVPGVTSVKNNLTVDEKGR; this is encoded by the coding sequence ATGAAATCCTTGAAGACCTACGTTGCTGCAGCGATCGCCATCAGCGCCATTGCTGCGATCGTGCCCGTTGTTCATGCACAAGAGACGACCGGGGCACCTTCAGCAACAGCTCCCTCTCGTTCGGCTATTAGAGCAGCAAATAAGGATTTGGCGAAACGAGTTCAGAAGACGTTGTACAAACAAAAGGGCTTGGAGTCCACTGATGTTCATGCCGTCGCTCGTAGCGGCAAGATTACGCTAGTAGGAATGGCTCCGGACCAAGCGCAGATAGATCTCGCTGGGAAAGTTGCCGAGAGTGTTCCTGGCGTTACGTCGGTCAAAAACAATTTGACCGTGGACGAAAAAGGACGTTAA
- a CDS encoding IS5-like element IS402 family transposase (programmed frameshift; IS402 and ISBcen20 are only about 92% identical at the nucleotide level, but their predicted transposase sequences are 99.6% identical. This BlastRule uses both transposase model sequences, but names based on similarity to IS402.) → MAKPIIDDELWALIEPLLPPPKPRREKNPGRLPVSNRAALTGILFVLKTGLRWRDLPAEMGCGSGVTCWRRLRDWQAAGVWDRLHELLLAKLRAADQIDFSRAAVDSSSIRAVGAGPKTGPNPTDRARPGSKHHIVTDANGTPLAAILTGANVNDVTQLLPLIDAIPPIRGLRGHPLQRPRVVYADRGYDSERHRRALRDRGIEPVIAKRRTEHGSGLGKYRWVVERTHAWLHHFRRLRIRFERRADIHSAFLKLGCCLICWNTLRRADQSL, encoded by the exons ATGGCCAAGCCGATCATCGACGATGAATTGTGGGCACTGATCGAGCCGTTACTGCCGCCACCCAAGCCGCGGCGCGAGAAGAACCCGGGCCGCCTGCCTGTTTCGAATCGCGCCGCGCTGACCGGCATCCTGTTCGTTCTCAAGACCGGACTACGCTGGCGCGACCTGCCGGCCGAAATGGGATGCGGCTCGGGCGTGACATGTTGGCGCCGGCTGCGCGATTGGCAAGCAGCCGGTGTCTGGGATCGCTTGCACGAGCTACTGCTCGCAAAGCTGCGCGCAGCGGACCAGATCGACTTCTCACGAGCCGCCGTCGATTCATCATCGATTCGCGCCGTTGGGGCAGGCC CAAAAACTGGGCCAAACCCCACCGATCGCGCGCGACCCGGTTCCAAGCACCACATCGTCACCGACGCCAACGGTACGCCGCTCGCCGCGATCCTGACCGGCGCGAACGTCAACGACGTCACGCAATTGCTGCCGCTGATCGACGCGATTCCGCCGATCCGCGGATTGCGTGGCCACCCATTGCAGCGGCCGCGTGTGGTCTACGCGGATCGCGGTTACGACTCCGAGCGACATCGGCGCGCGTTGCGCGATCGCGGTATCGAGCCAGTGATCGCCAAGCGCCGTACCGAACATGGCAGCGGCCTTGGCAAATATCGCTGGGTCGTCGAACGCACGCATGCCTGGCTGCATCACTTCCGTCGTCTCCGTATTCGTTTCGAGCGCCGTGCAGACATTCACAGCGCGTTCCTCAAACTCGGTTGCTGTCTGATCTGCTGGAATACCCTTCGGCGGGCCGATCAGTCTTTATGA
- a CDS encoding IS5 family transposase translates to MKRQMSFAEAESAGKKRVTRRQRFLDEMEKLVPWPRLLTAIEPYYPKGERGRRPIGLERMLRIYFLQQWYGLSDEGLEDALYDSIAMRAFAGIDLAVENVPDATTLLKFRRLLLEHDLTRKLFDEIGISLCERGLMMKEGTLVDATIIEAPSSTKNAEKSRDPEMHQTKKGNAWHFGMKAHLGVDADSGLVHSVVGTAANVSDVSQAHALLHGHEEEAFGDAGYIGVDKRDEMNGKLVKWRVAAKRGKIKAMQDGPLKDLVTTVERTKAQIRARVEHPFHIVKNLFRYRKVRYKRRFQKGPVGLLTFAVSC, encoded by the coding sequence ATGAAGCGGCAGATGAGCTTTGCGGAAGCGGAAAGTGCGGGCAAGAAGCGCGTGACCCGGCGTCAGCGTTTCCTGGACGAGATGGAGAAGCTCGTGCCGTGGCCGCGGTTGCTGACGGCGATCGAGCCGTACTATCCGAAGGGTGAGCGCGGCCGTCGGCCGATAGGTCTGGAGCGGATGCTTCGAATCTATTTCCTGCAGCAGTGGTACGGCCTGTCGGACGAAGGGCTGGAAGACGCGCTGTACGACAGCATCGCGATGCGTGCCTTCGCGGGAATCGATCTGGCTGTCGAGAATGTGCCGGATGCGACCACGCTGCTGAAGTTCCGGCGCCTGCTGCTCGAGCATGACCTGACGCGCAAGCTGTTCGATGAGATCGGTATCTCGCTGTGCGAACGCGGGCTGATGATGAAGGAAGGTACCTTGGTCGACGCGACGATCATCGAAGCGCCGTCGTCGACCAAGAACGCCGAGAAGAGCCGCGACCCGGAGATGCATCAGACGAAGAAAGGAAACGCCTGGCACTTTGGGATGAAGGCCCATCTCGGGGTCGACGCCGATTCGGGACTGGTTCACAGCGTGGTGGGCACGGCGGCCAACGTGTCGGACGTTTCGCAGGCTCACGCCCTGCTGCACGGGCATGAAGAGGAAGCGTTCGGCGACGCGGGCTACATCGGCGTGGACAAACGCGACGAAATGAACGGCAAGCTGGTGAAATGGCGTGTGGCGGCCAAGCGCGGAAAGATCAAGGCGATGCAGGATGGCCCGCTGAAGGATCTGGTGACCACGGTCGAGCGAACCAAGGCGCAAATCCGCGCGCGGGTCGAGCATCCGTTTCATATCGTCAAGAACCTGTTCCGTTATCGCAAGGTGCGCTATAAGAGACGGTTTCAAAAAGGCCCCGTGGGGCTGTTAACTTTCGCGGTGAGCTGTTAA
- a CDS encoding site-specific integrase, whose protein sequence is MADLTFGDLFDAWFATINKKRGRKGRKDGGKSLRSAMEKHMLPSLRTHRVSGVFASNVLPLLTAISDVGHNRQAVEMLITIQQMIRWGERSQPWKRLLIDCDVLALAKEDVVSADYDPVRGNERNRTLTDDEIRLLGELIPAARLPRSIESAVWVMLACGTRVGETLPTRWTDLDFKARTWTIPKERTKSNAAITIHLSDFVLAQFAAQQVVRAGMPEGDARREYVFPSEKGKLPHVSINTACGAIHDRQRPKDAPTEGRTRATDALTVPGGQWKCHDLRRTCATMMQSLGIAESIVHRCLNHARNDPLDRIYLRFDYDARRMAAMG, encoded by the coding sequence ATGGCGGACCTCACGTTCGGCGACTTATTCGATGCGTGGTTCGCGACGATCAACAAGAAGCGCGGCAGGAAAGGCCGGAAGGATGGCGGTAAGTCGCTTCGAAGTGCGATGGAAAAACATATGCTGCCGTCTCTCCGTACACACAGGGTCTCAGGCGTGTTTGCGTCGAACGTGCTGCCGCTGCTTACCGCGATTTCCGACGTGGGACATAACCGGCAAGCGGTCGAGATGTTGATAACGATCCAGCAAATGATTCGGTGGGGCGAACGAAGCCAGCCGTGGAAGCGCTTGCTGATCGATTGCGATGTGCTCGCGCTTGCAAAAGAGGATGTCGTTTCAGCTGATTACGACCCGGTGCGTGGCAATGAGCGTAACCGGACGCTTACGGACGACGAAATCCGACTACTCGGTGAACTGATTCCAGCCGCGCGGCTTCCACGTTCCATTGAGTCAGCAGTATGGGTGATGCTTGCGTGCGGAACACGCGTCGGCGAAACGCTCCCGACGCGCTGGACTGATCTCGACTTCAAAGCACGGACGTGGACGATTCCAAAGGAACGCACGAAGTCGAACGCGGCGATCACGATTCATCTGTCCGATTTCGTTCTTGCACAGTTTGCAGCGCAGCAGGTCGTGCGCGCCGGCATGCCTGAAGGCGACGCACGCCGCGAATATGTGTTTCCGTCGGAGAAGGGCAAACTGCCGCACGTCAGTATTAATACGGCGTGCGGGGCTATCCATGACCGGCAACGCCCGAAGGATGCACCGACCGAAGGCCGCACAAGGGCAACCGATGCGCTCACGGTCCCGGGTGGCCAATGGAAATGTCACGACCTGCGCCGGACGTGCGCAACGATGATGCAGTCGCTCGGCATCGCAGAAAGCATCGTGCATCGATGCCTGAACCACGCGCGCAATGATCCGCTTGATCGAATCTATCTGCGGTTCGACTATGATGCGCGACGCATGGCGGCGATGGGGTGA
- a CDS encoding helix-turn-helix domain-containing protein — MIQQRHPERLASLVRELVGLPIETEWLEFKRNNEWPEDIGEYISALSNSAALFNKAHGYLIWGVDDASHEIVGTDFDPRGAKVGNEELENWLLRLINPKIPFQFRGCGPNLGLLWR, encoded by the coding sequence ATGATCCAACAGCGCCATCCGGAGCGCCTTGCCAGTCTTGTGCGCGAACTGGTCGGCCTCCCAATCGAAACAGAATGGCTGGAATTCAAGCGTAATAACGAATGGCCCGAAGACATCGGCGAGTACATATCGGCGTTGTCGAATTCCGCAGCCCTGTTTAACAAGGCACACGGTTACCTGATATGGGGTGTAGACGACGCATCCCATGAAATCGTGGGAACCGACTTCGACCCGCGTGGCGCCAAAGTTGGCAACGAGGAACTCGAAAACTGGTTGCTCAGATTGATCAACCCGAAGATCCCGTTTCAGTTTCGGGGATGCGGACCAAATCTTGGACTACTTTGGAGGTAG
- a CDS encoding VIT1/CCC1 transporter family protein has protein sequence MDGAALYEALAAAEPDPSRRDVFMQLAEAEHEHAEIWHAKLQQRGVDVATTRPTFKTRALRMLIRSFGPRFVLPALAAAEFADRDKYATQTDAGALSADESTHAAVVAAVARSNPSGGVKGSDIARAESWHRGWSGNDLRAAVLGANDGLVSNFCLVMGVAGAGASNKTILLTGLAGLIAGASSMALGEWLSVTNARELAQTQIARESEELQRTPKAELRELALIYQAKGLDKDDAHRLAEEMMRNRDKALDTLTREELGLDPEDLGGNPWRAAGTSFGLFALGAIFPAVPFFWSHGLVGIGISVSFSVLCLTVIGVVTSLFNGRSPWFSVIRQIVIGCVAAAFTYGAGALLGVSMS, from the coding sequence ATGGACGGAGCCGCGCTATATGAAGCGCTTGCCGCTGCGGAACCAGACCCATCGCGCCGCGACGTATTTATGCAATTGGCCGAGGCCGAACATGAACACGCGGAAATATGGCACGCCAAGCTACAGCAACGGGGTGTCGATGTAGCGACCACGAGGCCGACATTCAAAACCAGAGCATTGCGTATGCTTATACGTAGCTTCGGTCCGCGTTTTGTACTGCCGGCGCTCGCCGCCGCAGAGTTCGCCGACCGCGACAAATATGCCACGCAGACCGATGCGGGGGCACTCTCCGCTGACGAATCCACACACGCGGCGGTCGTAGCCGCCGTCGCGCGGAGCAACCCTTCGGGTGGCGTGAAAGGCTCCGATATCGCGCGCGCGGAGTCGTGGCATCGTGGTTGGTCAGGTAACGATTTGCGAGCGGCGGTCCTCGGTGCCAACGACGGTCTCGTGTCGAATTTTTGCCTCGTCATGGGCGTTGCTGGAGCCGGCGCCTCCAACAAGACAATCCTTCTGACGGGACTGGCTGGGCTCATTGCTGGCGCATCTTCAATGGCACTTGGAGAATGGTTATCGGTCACGAACGCGCGCGAGCTCGCGCAAACCCAGATCGCGCGGGAAAGCGAAGAACTCCAGCGGACGCCAAAAGCGGAATTGCGGGAACTCGCGCTTATCTATCAGGCTAAGGGTCTCGACAAAGATGATGCGCATCGATTGGCTGAGGAAATGATGCGCAATCGTGACAAGGCGCTCGATACCCTCACGCGGGAAGAGCTGGGCCTCGACCCGGAGGACCTGGGCGGAAATCCTTGGCGTGCCGCTGGCACGTCGTTCGGTTTGTTTGCACTCGGAGCGATATTTCCTGCAGTACCGTTTTTCTGGTCCCACGGATTGGTCGGCATCGGAATCAGTGTTTCATTCAGCGTGCTTTGCTTGACCGTGATCGGTGTAGTGACCTCGCTGTTCAATGGCCGTTCCCCGTGGTTTTCTGTAATCCGCCAGATTGTGATTGGTTGCGTTGCCGCCGCCTTCACGTATGGTGCTGGCGCGCTGCTCGGTGTGTCGATGTCGTGA
- a CDS encoding DUF3331 domain-containing protein: MGYVCQKRDAWAKIVANLDRQNDVDCFTSVGPVVDKDLGGTDRFNTGGSVTYDVVRVVKIVDRPSQGTLLVSWSDARRCVYLEQIWKLRVANKRGRCVLSGREIQIGSTVFMPFCRPRPLNAGAMIIEEAAPKFFHASKA; the protein is encoded by the coding sequence ATGGGATATGTCTGTCAAAAGCGTGACGCTTGGGCGAAAATCGTCGCGAACCTTGACAGACAGAACGACGTGGACTGTTTTACGTCGGTAGGTCCGGTAGTAGACAAGGACCTTGGTGGGACCGACCGATTCAACACGGGTGGATCAGTCACGTACGATGTAGTGCGAGTGGTAAAGATTGTTGACCGACCGTCTCAGGGAACACTGTTAGTTTCGTGGAGCGACGCTCGAAGATGTGTCTACCTCGAGCAGATCTGGAAATTACGGGTAGCGAATAAACGTGGGCGATGTGTTCTCAGTGGCCGAGAAATCCAGATCGGCTCGACCGTATTCATGCCATTTTGCCGCCCGCGGCCACTTAATGCCGGTGCGATGATAATCGAGGAAGCAGCACCGAAATTTTTCCACGCTAGCAAAGCGTAG
- a CDS encoding HU family DNA-binding protein translates to MNKQELIDAVAAGAGVSKSDASKTVQAVLDAITDAVSRDEAVQLIGFGAFSRGQRSARTGRNPTTGEEIAIAAANTVKFAAGKAFKDAVNGS, encoded by the coding sequence ATGAACAAACAGGAACTCATCGACGCGGTCGCCGCGGGCGCGGGTGTCAGTAAAAGCGACGCGAGCAAAACTGTTCAGGCGGTGCTGGATGCGATCACGGACGCGGTGAGCCGCGACGAAGCGGTGCAGCTCATCGGCTTCGGGGCATTTTCGCGGGGACAGCGCTCAGCGCGTACCGGTCGCAATCCGACGACGGGCGAGGAGATCGCCATTGCCGCAGCAAATACTGTGAAGTTCGCCGCCGGTAAGGCGTTTAAGGACGCAGTGAACGGATCGTGA